One Streptomyces sp. P9-A2 DNA window includes the following coding sequences:
- a CDS encoding NAD(P)-dependent malic enzyme encodes MAAEIVNPRSDSEGRTGHTEQDGGAEPLESFDPAFALHRGGKMAVQATVPLRDRDDLSLAYTPGVAKVCSAIADQPDLVHDYTWKSSVVAVVTDGTAVLGLGDIGPEASLPVMEGKAILFKQFGGVDAIPLALNCTDVDEIIETVVRLAPSFGGVNLEDISAPRCFEIEQRLQERLDIPVFHDDQHGTAIVSLAALRNAARLSGRTLGELRAVISGAGAAGVAIAKMLVEAGVGDVAVADRKGVVSRDREDLTPVKRELAAFTNKAGLSGSLEDALAGADVFIGVSGGTVPETAVASMAKGAFVFAMANPEPEVHPEIARKYAAVVATGRSDFPNQINNVLAFPGIFAGALQVRASRITEGMKLAAAEALAAVVGDDLAPDYVIPSPFDERVAPAVTAAVAAAARAEGVARR; translated from the coding sequence GTGGCAGCGGAGATTGTGAATCCTCGCAGCGACAGCGAAGGCCGGACCGGTCATACCGAGCAGGACGGCGGGGCGGAGCCCCTCGAGTCCTTCGACCCGGCATTCGCGCTGCACCGCGGCGGCAAGATGGCTGTGCAAGCCACCGTGCCGCTCCGTGACCGGGACGACCTGTCCCTGGCGTACACACCCGGCGTCGCGAAAGTGTGCAGCGCGATCGCCGACCAGCCGGACCTCGTCCACGACTACACCTGGAAGTCCTCGGTCGTCGCCGTCGTCACCGACGGTACGGCCGTGCTGGGACTCGGTGACATCGGACCCGAGGCCTCCCTCCCGGTGATGGAGGGCAAGGCCATCCTCTTCAAGCAGTTCGGCGGCGTGGACGCGATTCCGCTCGCCCTGAACTGCACCGACGTGGACGAGATCATCGAGACCGTGGTCCGGCTCGCCCCGTCCTTCGGCGGCGTGAACCTGGAGGACATCTCGGCACCCCGGTGCTTCGAGATCGAACAGCGTCTGCAGGAACGGCTGGACATCCCGGTCTTCCACGACGACCAGCACGGCACCGCGATCGTGTCGCTGGCGGCGCTGCGGAACGCGGCGCGGCTGAGCGGGCGGACCCTGGGCGAACTGCGGGCCGTGATCTCGGGCGCCGGAGCGGCCGGTGTCGCCATCGCGAAGATGCTGGTCGAGGCCGGCGTCGGCGATGTCGCGGTGGCCGACCGCAAGGGCGTCGTCTCGCGGGACCGGGAGGACCTCACGCCGGTCAAGCGCGAACTGGCGGCGTTCACCAACAAGGCGGGTCTGTCCGGATCGCTCGAGGACGCGCTGGCCGGGGCCGACGTCTTCATCGGCGTCTCCGGCGGTACGGTGCCGGAGACGGCGGTGGCGTCGATGGCGAAGGGCGCCTTCGTCTTCGCCATGGCCAACCCGGAGCCCGAGGTGCACCCGGAGATCGCGCGCAAGTACGCGGCGGTCGTGGCCACCGGGCGGTCGGACTTCCCGAACCAGATCAACAACGTGCTGGCGTTCCCCGGAATCTTCGCCGGGGCGCTGCAGGTGCGGGCCTCGCGGATCACCGAGGGGATGAAGCTGGCGGCGGCAGAGGCGCTGGCGGCGGTGGTGGGGGACGATCTCGCGCCCGACTACGTCATCCCGTCCCCGTTCGACGAGCGGGTCGCGCCGGCGGTGACCGCGGCAGTCGCCGCGGCGGCCCGTGCGGAGGGCGTCGCCCGCCGCTGA
- a CDS encoding HTH domain-containing protein: MTEATDLAERAGDRDPRVGLRAVAALRRLLEQLEAVQVRNARNHGWSWQEIANELGVSRQAAHKKYGRH; this comes from the coding sequence ATGACCGAAGCAACCGATCTTGCCGAGCGGGCGGGTGACCGTGATCCGCGGGTCGGCCTGCGGGCCGTCGCCGCGCTGCGCAGACTGCTGGAGCAGTTGGAGGCCGTGCAGGTGCGCAACGCGCGCAACCACGGCTGGTCGTGGCAGGAGATCGCCAACGAGCTCGGAGTGAGCAGGCAGGCCGCGCACAAGAAGTACGGGAGGCATTGA
- a CDS encoding ABC transporter substrate-binding protein — protein sequence MTARITRRSLAAKSRLAAVGAIAVAGSLLVTGCGDQTKDNGSDSGDTASSSTAPLADKLPKSIRDKGVIKVGSDIAYAPVEFKDDSGNTVGIDPDLANAMGKELGVKFEFQNGTFDTLVGGLASKRYDIAMSAMTDTKDRQEGIDADTGKKVGAGVDFVDYFIAGVSLYTNKGDDQGIKTWDDLCGKTMAVQRNTFSHDLAKDQAKKCVEDGKKTLKIEDFATNPEAETRMRSKGANVVSADFPIAAYSVKNSGGGEYFEVVGDQVEAGPYGIAVAKDNTELRDALQAAVQAVIDSGEYKKIVEKWGVEDGAITEAKINGGS from the coding sequence ATGACCGCACGTATCACCCGTCGCTCCCTCGCCGCCAAGTCCCGACTGGCAGCGGTGGGCGCGATCGCGGTCGCAGGCTCCCTGCTCGTCACCGGCTGCGGTGACCAGACCAAGGACAACGGCTCGGACAGCGGCGACACCGCGTCCAGCAGCACCGCCCCGCTGGCCGACAAGCTGCCCAAGTCGATACGCGACAAGGGCGTCATCAAGGTCGGCTCGGACATCGCGTACGCCCCGGTCGAGTTCAAGGACGACTCCGGCAACACGGTCGGCATCGACCCGGACCTCGCGAACGCCATGGGCAAGGAGCTCGGCGTGAAGTTCGAGTTCCAGAACGGCACGTTCGACACCCTCGTGGGCGGTCTCGCGTCCAAGCGCTACGACATCGCGATGTCGGCCATGACCGACACCAAGGACCGCCAGGAGGGCATCGACGCCGACACCGGCAAGAAGGTCGGTGCCGGCGTCGACTTCGTCGACTACTTCATAGCGGGCGTTTCGCTCTACACCAACAAGGGCGACGACCAGGGCATCAAGACCTGGGACGACCTGTGCGGCAAGACCATGGCGGTCCAGCGCAACACCTTCTCCCACGACCTCGCCAAGGACCAGGCGAAGAAGTGCGTGGAGGACGGCAAGAAGACGCTGAAGATCGAGGACTTCGCGACCAACCCCGAGGCCGAGACCCGGATGCGCTCCAAGGGCGCGAACGTCGTCTCCGCCGACTTCCCGATCGCCGCGTACTCCGTGAAGAACTCCGGCGGCGGCGAGTACTTCGAGGTCGTCGGCGACCAGGTCGAGGCGGGCCCGTACGGCATCGCCGTCGCCAAGGACAACACCGAGCTGCGCGACGCCCTGCAGGCGGCGGTCCAGGCGGTCATCGACAGCGGCGAGTACAAGAAGATCGTCGAGAAGTGGGGCGTCGAAGACGGCGCGATCACCGAGGCCAAGATCAACGGCGGCTCCTGA
- a CDS encoding zinc-binding dehydrogenase, whose product MFAVYAARIDRDQPLSGLELGERPAPEARPGWSTVTVKAASLNHHDLWSLRGVGLPEDRLPMILGCDAAGIDEDGNEVVLHSVIGQTGHGVGPGEPRSILTERYPGTFAEQVAVPTWNVLPKPKELSFEEAACLPTAWLTAYRMLFTNAGVRPGDSVLVQGAGGGVATAAIVLGRAAGLRVFTTSRDEAKRKRALELGAVEALEPGARLPQRVDAVIETVGAATWSHSVKSLRPGGTLVISGATSGDRPSHAELTRIFFLELKVVGSTMGGKDELEDLLAFCAAAGVRPVIDEVLPMDRAREGFERMEAGEQFGKIVLTAP is encoded by the coding sequence ATGTTCGCTGTCTACGCCGCCCGAATCGACCGTGACCAGCCGCTTTCCGGTCTGGAGCTGGGGGAGCGTCCGGCTCCCGAGGCTCGTCCCGGCTGGAGCACCGTGACCGTGAAGGCCGCCTCTCTCAATCACCATGACCTGTGGTCCCTGCGGGGCGTCGGCCTCCCGGAGGACCGGCTGCCGATGATCCTCGGCTGCGACGCCGCCGGGATCGACGAGGACGGCAACGAGGTCGTCCTGCACTCCGTGATCGGACAGACCGGCCACGGGGTGGGCCCCGGGGAGCCCCGGTCGATCCTGACGGAGCGCTATCCCGGCACGTTCGCCGAGCAGGTTGCCGTGCCCACCTGGAACGTCCTGCCCAAACCGAAGGAGCTGTCCTTCGAGGAGGCGGCCTGCCTGCCCACGGCCTGGCTGACCGCGTACCGGATGCTGTTCACCAACGCCGGGGTGCGACCCGGCGACTCCGTCCTGGTGCAGGGCGCCGGCGGGGGCGTCGCCACCGCCGCGATCGTGCTGGGCAGGGCCGCGGGACTGCGGGTGTTCACCACGAGCCGGGACGAGGCGAAGCGGAAGCGGGCCCTGGAACTGGGCGCGGTGGAGGCGCTGGAGCCCGGGGCACGGCTGCCGCAGCGGGTCGACGCGGTCATCGAGACGGTGGGAGCCGCGACCTGGTCCCACTCGGTGAAGTCGCTGCGGCCCGGCGGCACGCTGGTGATCTCCGGTGCCACCAGCGGTGACCGGCCCTCGCACGCCGAACTGACCCGGATCTTCTTCCTGGAACTCAAGGTCGTCGGGTCGACGATGGGCGGCAAGGACGAACTGGAGGACCTGCTCGCCTTCTGCGCCGCCGCCGGTGTGCGGCCCGTCATCGACGAGGTGCTGCCCATGGACCGGGCCCGGGAAGGGTTCGAGCGCATGGAGGCGGGCGAGCAGTTCGGGAAGATCGTGCTCACTGCTCCGTAA
- a CDS encoding Clp protease N-terminal domain-containing protein — protein sequence MFERFTKDARAVVKGAVEQAEEAGARYVGADHLLLALIDREGGRASFALATLGLAERRDSVRAAVGEARRRAGLTQAETDALAGLGIDVTEIVARVEDVHGPGAMSRDGRSAGRWRSGHRPFTREAKDALAGALRVATDRHDRHIGDEHLLLALTVRPGVPAEALADHGVTYESLTRVLYGDGEAKAG from the coding sequence ATGTTCGAACGGTTCACGAAGGATGCCCGCGCCGTGGTGAAGGGGGCCGTCGAGCAGGCCGAGGAGGCCGGAGCGCGGTATGTCGGTGCCGACCATCTGCTGCTGGCCCTGATCGACCGGGAGGGCGGCCGGGCTTCGTTCGCGCTGGCCACTCTCGGACTCGCCGAGCGACGGGACTCGGTGCGGGCCGCGGTGGGGGAGGCGCGGCGGAGAGCCGGACTGACCCAGGCCGAGACCGACGCGCTGGCCGGGCTCGGCATCGATGTCACGGAGATCGTCGCCAGGGTGGAGGACGTGCACGGCCCCGGAGCCATGTCCCGCGACGGGAGAAGCGCCGGCCGGTGGCGCTCGGGGCACCGTCCCTTCACCCGGGAGGCCAAGGACGCCCTGGCGGGCGCCCTGCGGGTCGCCACCGACCGTCACGACCGACACATCGGCGACGAACACCTTCTGCTGGCCCTGACCGTCCGCCCCGGCGTTCCGGCAGAAGCTCTCGCGGATCACGGCGTCACGTACGAGTCCCTGACGAGGGTCCTGTACGGCGACGGGGAGGCCAAGGCGGGCTGA